In Aspergillus fumigatus Af293 chromosome 6, whole genome shotgun sequence, the genomic window gtAACTGCAGAGACCGATGACGTCGGAGGGGTCGACAGCTGTGCAGGGTCCTCAACAGACGAGCTTATATAAAGAGGACGCTGTCCGCAGCAGTAATCGATAATTGACTTCAGCTAGAACAATATCTAATTCCTGTCTGACACGCATCATTAATACTATTTTCCCCTCCTTTGCCAGACACTTCGTTCTCATACTGTGAGCTTCCTCTCCGCACCGCACCGTGACGTCATCAACCATCACCTCACGCGGTCAGTCCTTGCAACCTCTCGAACTTCCCAGAAGCGTGGCTTTTCCTTCAGAAAGCCATCTTCAATCAGTTTTCCATACGTCGAACTTCATACCTTAAACATCACAAGAACCCAAACAAAATGCGTGCCAAAGAACCCAGCTCCAAGGTCTTCTACAAGGGCAACTCCGACGacttcatcgtcttcgtcgatGACCCCGCGGCCCTCAAGAACTGGAAGAACGACCGCTCAATTCCCTTGTCCGATGTGGTAAACGGATTCAAGATTTTTGTTACTCACAGGTATGTTTTACACAATTGACTTAATATGAATCCCGCTATACCCCGTCAGTGCTGGTGCAGGTGCATCCCATATGCTGACCATGGCGATCTAGAcacggatcccagggtgtgcTCGACGGCGCCAGCAACGCCAGTCTAGACAATGAGTTCGGGACTCACAATATCGACGATTGCATTGTGAAGATCCTGGAGAGGGGGACTTTCCAGACTTATACTGTAAGTTTGCTTTCTAAATCTGCAGGGATAGCCTATGGCAAAAGCTGATTCGGGAGCAGCAAAATGAGCACCAGGCCGATACAAACATGGCCAATGGGCCTGCTTTCCGGTAGATTGGGGTcgtggttgtggttgttcTTCATGGGCTACGCTGCACTACATTCGATGAGCGATGATGATTTTACGGGTTTCCTTCACCGGGTGGAAGGGATTTGAGGATCTGTACCTTATGATAGGCATTCAATGAATTAATGGATAGCGGATTGAGCTTGCTATCCTGATATCAATATATGAGTTCTGATTCGGTTTTACTGCGTTGTAAAATTTCGTAGATCATTATCGTGGTGTCTATATACTTATGGCAGTAGTCTACATGCTATACGGATCATTGGCTAGGCCGCTTGCCCGCAAGAGCCTCACGGCGCTGAATAACCCAGCGCCCTAATTCATTCCACACGGCCTGTTTCTCCGCGATGCTCATCCCAGCAGCGAGGCCGCTCGTTGTCGTCGCGACAAACACCCGCGCCCCTTCCCATCCATCAGGGCCATCACATCGCCCCATATTCTCCGTCTCATCTTGCCAGCCATACCGGAACTCCTCCTTGCGGATCGGCCTCCCCTTGCGCACCCGCCACACAGCCTCCCAGATACTCTTGCCCACGAGACAGACCGCCTCTGGGCGCTGCTTCGCGACCTTGGCCTCGAGCACGGGGACACCCGCGTTCATCTCGGCCTTGCTAAGCATGCTTGCGTCTCGCGTTGGACGCTCGACGATATTCGTGTTCCCGATGTTGTAGAGCTCCGGTAAGCGGTAGGTGTCTGAGGGCGGGTGGCGGATGGGGGTGATGCCGGACCAGTGCAGGAGTTTCCAGAAGAGATTAGAGGGGTGCGCGTAGGCGAAGCCTGTGGTGCCGGTCATGATGCCGGGGTTTACGCcgaccaggaggagggtgagaTTCGGCGGGATGGTGTCGCGGAGGAGGCAGATGGAGGATGTAGCTGGTGTAGAGGGCTGCCGGCGGCGGGACCTAGAGCGGGAGATCTCGTCGGGTGTAGTGGACGGTGTGAGAGGGGAGTTGGGCGTTGACGGAGGTAGAGAGGTGGTCGAAGAAGCGGAGCGAGAACGGGTGATGCGCGGTGTGAGGTTGGTGATTACGGGTGAGGATCGGCTTGAACGGAGCGTTCGTGGTCGTTTGATGGGCAGTTGAAGTGCCGAGGCGTTGCTGGATGGATCACTGGGTGGTTCTGAGTCAGACTCGGGTTTGCGCTTGATCGTTGCGGTTGGGAGATCCGGCGCTGAGGCAACCTTTGACAGCGACTCTCCTGTCGGTGCGACGTTCTTGGATGCATGAAAGTATTGGTTCAGTCTGCCGTTGAAAGAGGTCTTTTTGTTCACGGGCACATCATTTTCGTCGTCGGTGCCGGCTTcatcttgatatccttgagAAATATCCTCAGCAACAGAAGCAGGTCGTGACATACTCGCTGTTGACGAAGACCTTTTCTGGAGTGGATTAGTGGTGATGGAGTCAGTTCCTCGAAGAAGTATCAAGAGACGGCCAGCAGTGAGCTCATAGACCCTTTTAATCCTGATACTTGGACTCGAATGAGTTTACGAAGTCTGCATTTGATTATTCTGGGTGATATGTACCTTGGGCAATCCTGTACTGGAATCCAATCATGTTGACCTTTGCCACTCAGGCACCGTGGCTGGCGGTCATGTGACTATCACCGAGGGTTTTAGCTTTTGAGCTGGGCGAGACACAATCATTCTTGATCAGTAAGTTTGATTATATATTCAGGTACATATTATATATACATGAGCAAGAACCACTGGCCTCTTGCAGCGTCGACTTCTAGACCGGCCACTACACTGGCCGCATATGTTACAGTCCCATAATCGCTTCGAATCCCCTGGTTGTGGAGTCTTAATCTTCAGGTTTCAACGTCTTTCCTCCTGTTCATGATTCGTTACGTCGTATATTCGCTTCGTGACATGTCGTGTTCTTCGGTCAGATGATCTTAAACTGTTACACTTTGAGAAATTGTCGTTTCGGCAAAGTCCACGGTTCCGGACATACAACCTGTCATTCGTCAGATAGTGTACACGAGGATTCGAACACCAGCCTCACCTCGCCTTCAGTGTACGCCCAGAAGTAGACCGCAATACCGATCAGATAGTAGATGGCAGGATTCGTCCCCTGGTAGAGAAGGGCAGCGAGGAGAGCGCTCAGAGGGTACATGATGAGTCGCACTTCGATGCTGCGGTGTGGTAGGGTTCCAGCGAGGAGGTTCAACGGCCATTCCCATGCGATGCCAAGTAGGCCCATTATGAGGTTGAGGATTTGGAGTATCGGGGTAGGTTTTACAGCGCCGTTGAGATTTCTTGTAGTGAAGTCCCAGAAGATCTTGGGCCAGATGAAGCCCTCCACAGCGCTGCCTATTTGATCTAGGAGACCAATGTGTTAGCTGGTCCTGCTGTAATCTGAAGATTAAGGAACCGCATACAAGCTGCAGCGGTGAGGACGATCAAGCGGGCCCAGTGGTTTTTGATCAGTCTCCCCATTGCGACGAAATACGACAGGTGATCGTGGGAGTAGATGCTGAATATTTGACAAGCAAGCTTTCGTCCAGCGAAAGACTTCCATGCAGAGATCGAGGGCTCAGTATTGATCAGCGTCGTCGTGGACCGAAATCAGACACCCGCTTTGCCAGTTGGTCTCGCATATGGAATGATCGGTGACAGTAACATGGCAGTAGAACAATAGTATGGTTGCTCTTATCTTCCCATGAGTCGAGTCGGATTGTAAAATTTAGAGTTTGTATCACGGATATCACATCAAccgagatgatcaatgcGTCGAAATCAGGCGACCAAGGGTTGCGAAGAGAGGTGAAGATAGCGTGATGGCACGATGAGTGTGGGAGGGGAAGCGATTAGTTACATAGATAGCTCACGGTGCCAAATCAACACTGCGAGGGAGACCACATGATCACTAGCGAGAATTTCTCCACGCAGTAGTGCAGAATCATAAAAATAAGTACTTGGCACTGTTGAGGATTCGTCGTTCTGGGATTGTCAGAGCAACTGTGACACGCGCAGTGTCTGATCAATCGCCTTAGAAGCTGAGAACCAATTGAAGCGACAGGCAGCTCGAGGCCGTCAAAGCCCCTCTTGGCTTCTTCAtgcagagagagaaaaagcaTGAACGATTGGGCGAGAGCATAGACACTAGCGAACAGACTAAATGAATTCGAGCTGGCAAATCCTGGAGATGTCGAAGCTGGTAGGTCGGCAGTCCCTGGTCAGGCGCTATGAGAAGTGCAGGATGAGGCAGTAAGAGGACGAATGGGAGAAGAGACAGAGCGTGACAGACTGCAGGACATTAGCGGGAACACGCTTTAGCGGCCGATGCAGTTGTGTGATAACAATCCTCCAAAGACCGAGTTGAGCTGTCTATCATCTTGCGAATCGGACTTCGGTTACTGCAAAAGGAACTAGTAGTACTGCAAAGACTCGACCGAGGACAAGATGTCCCTAATTCTCATGAAATTGTTCCTCCGATGAGTGGACCGTGGCACTTCTACAGAAAGTACAGAATAGTTCTCTAAGAGCGATAAGGACAATTTTAAGAAGCTGATATGTGCATGAACTTGTTGTATATGAGACAGTCGAGAAATGTTCGGGATGATCTATTCAAGcttatactccgtacttcgAGATATGTCAAAGAACAGGATTCGTCTCACCGTCTTTTTTTTGGCTCATTGTTCTTCGTTCATAGGCGGGACAAGGGTAAATATCGAAAGTGACGGAGTTTATACCTATGAGCCGACTTGCATATCTTATGATAGTCCTACCTCTCGTTTTGCATTCCTTTTCAGGAACGATTCTTCAGACAACTCGAAAGCGGCGCAAAATCGGGGATATTGTCGGCTTTGGATTGGTGGTGAAAATCTATGAATAGATCTAAGAATTTAGATACCTGACATGAACAGGCCTTGATGACTATGTTTGGCATCAATTTGATACGAACAACATGTAGGCACGAAGAGCATTGACATACCTACTTATCTGGGGGAGGCGTTCTGATTGAGATGCAGGAGCTTGTCCTCTGATTGGCCAAAATAAATGTGACGGAGATGAGCGCCTGCAGAATGGCTCTGATTGGTCAGCTGGCTGTTTCCTGCGTGCCCTGATGGACTGTACTCCATTACTCCGTCCAGAGTGCCTAGACAGTGACCAGGATAGAGACTATCCAGGTGCCTTTATCCAGGCCCACAAGAGTTAAAAATAAATCAACACAGATATTGACCCGTGTATCTACCAGCCAGGATGGTTCATAATTGATCCCGGTACCACATGGTTCGCTGATGGAGCCCCCAGGATTTGAGAACGCCGGTGGAACTtgggagaagcaggaaaaaGACAGcgagaggacgaggagaacaGAGACCCCTTGGCAATTTCTCCAGAATAACCGCCAAGTCCGAATGAGGACTCGTGATCGGCATGATGGTGTCTATCACACTCTGACAATCTCGGCATGCTGTTGACCTAGAAGAGATCATACCCGAAGAGTGACGCAGGTCAGTCACTTTACGCATTCATCGTATGATGCAATTTGGCAGCGGAACGTCAAAGCTGAATGTGTAAATGAGAAATTATATGGAATAGATAGATGGATGGGATTGTGGCAATACTGGCCAGCCACAGAAGGATTGGAGGAGGCATCAAGTAAAGCAGTAAATAAACGCCCAAGTGTACATGGAGTATGGGCAAAGTCCGCAAAGACGTTGGCAGGATAACAACTAGTATTGACTTGTGCTAAAAACTCAAAATACAGCACTATCCAgtaaatatttaaatatagaATTTCTAGTAGGATCATTAGCCAAGGGGAAAATTAATTCACCTAGTATTATATCCCTGTGCTGGTGGCTTCTTTGGCCTCTTCcccctctttcttcctgcCTGCAGCCAAACCAGAACGCTGGGAAGCCAACAAGCGACCTAAGCGAACTCcctgaaaaaaaaaaggaaaaagaaaatacCTTCTCAACGTCAATCTATTCTATCTGACGAGTTCGATCTGTCTATTCATCCGTCCTAGATGCTGTCcctttttgtttcttttgATGCCATTAGACTTTCTTGATCATGATTCTGTTCGTCTCGGCTTCTCTCTTTGACAGTCACTCACCCTGTAGCGTTGGCCGTTAACCTGTCCAGCATCGCAACACTTACGCGCCACATTGCGATCTTCTCTTGGCCATAATAACCGCGAGAGGTCCTATATGGAGGCTCTTAGCCCTGGTAGATCTGACATTGACAAGGAATATCACTACATGACTTTGTCTCGGTTATCACTCCTGAAGCGACTGCGTTTGACATCCATCACGAACTCCCGAGCGGGCCGCCGATCATTGGTTTCATGATTTCAATCCGTATTTGAAAGAGTTTAGAAGTAGTCGACTGTTCGAACCTTGCTATTAATCCAGCCGGGAACCCTCCAGGGGTAATCGATCATCGCCGGTCGATGATTCCCAATCCTCTATCCGGTTACTCACATCCTCCAGCTCTGCCCCATCAACATGCGGCATCCACTGTCCTCACAATTTACAGGATCTAAGATTTTGTTTTACGTTCTGTTCTGGGGTGTACATATTGGCATCTTCGCCACAGGATGGTACGTCCAAATATAGCTTGAGGGACCGGATGACACTGACTGATATGCGTTCAGGCACATCCAAGCATCTAACCACAAACTGGACGCTCTCAATGCATTGAAGTGGTCTGTGTGGTTCTCCAGAGCGGCAGGTCTGGTCTTGACAGTTGATGGAACTCTTATCCTGCTACCTATGTGCCGGAACCTCATTACTCTCGCCAGACCCCGAATTCGATGGCTGCCTCTTGATGAATCTATATGGTTCCATCGCCAGGTAGCCTATGCGCTGCTCATCTTCACTATCATACACGTTGCTTCCCATTATGTCAAGTAAGTCAGACGTGGTTGAACGCTATGTGGAGATTGCTAATCCGCCGAAGTTTCTACAACatcgagaaagacaaaaTCCGCCCCGTAACTGCTATCCAGCTTCATTATACCCAGGCAGGTGGAATCACCGGCCATGTCATGCTCCTATGCATGATGCTTATGTATACAACTTCCCACCATCGCATCCGACAGCAGTCTTTCGAGACGTTTTGGTACACGCACCACCTGTTCATTCCCTTCCTGCTGGCCCTCTACACGCATGCAACTGGTTGCTTTGTGCGAGACACTCCAGAACCAACTTCGCCATTTGCGGGAAAGAGGTTTTGGAACCATTGCATTGGTTACCAAGGTTGGAGGTGGGAACTGGTAGGGGGCAGTCTCTACCTCATGGAGAGGCTCTACCGCGAGATTCGATCCAGACGGGCCACCGTCATCACAAAGGTGATCCGTCATCCATATGGTAAGCGACACCTCCGCGATTGCAGCGCTTGATGTCAGCTCACAACTCGACAGATGCGATGGAAATTCAGTTTCGCAAAGACAGCATGAAGTACAAAGCCGGACAATGGCTCTTCATCCAGGTTCCCGAGGTGTCTAACACTCAGTGGCACCCCTTCACCATCACATCCTGTCCCTTTGATCCGTATATCAGTATCCACGTTCGCCAAGTGGGCGACTTCACTCGGGCGCTCGGTGACGCTCTCGGATGCGGTCCCGCACAGGCCAGAGATATGGAAGGCTTAGACCCGCTGGGGATGTACGAAGTCGCCCTCCAGAACGGCCAGAAAATGCCCAAGCTGCTCGTCGACGGACCTTACGGCGCCCCCGCCGAGGACGTCTTTGAAAACGAAATTGCCGTCCTCATCGGCACCGGCATCGgtgtcacaccctgggcCTCCATTCTCAAGAACATCTGGCACCTCCGCACAGGACCGAACCCGCCCCGCCGTCTACGTCGGGTCGAGTTCATCTGGGTCTGCAAAGacacctcctccttcgagTGGTTCCAGGCCCTTCTGTCCTCGCTCGAGTCCCAGTCCGCCAGCGCCGCCGCCAGCCAGGGCAGTGCCGAGTTCCTGCGCATCCACACCTACCTCACGCAGCGGCTCGACGAGGACACTGCCGCCAACATCTACCTCAACTCCGTCGGTCAGGAGGTCGACCCGCTCACTGAGCTCCGCAGTCGCACGAACTTCGGCCGGCCTGACTTCAATCGGCTCTTCACGGCAATGCGAGACGGGCTGCATGACCAGACATACATGCCTGGTTTCCATCCGGCCATGACGACGGAGATCGGAGTGTACTTTTGCGGCCCGAATGCGGCAGCCCGGCAGATTCGTGAAGCGGCCAAGAGGGCATCCACCAGGGACGTCAGGTTCAAATTCTGGAAGGAACATTTCTAGTCTCTAGGCGTTAGGTTGGTGACTTTCTTACTGACTCGCTGCGCTGGTTAGAGAATCATCAGCTGTAGGGGATATCAAAACAGAGTATTCATGATTGAATTTGACGTGTTATGAGTTACGACTCTCTTttatttggtttttgttTTTGGTTGGATTATACATGGTATTTGGGCCCGCATGTAACATAGTACAGAATCTAGCCATAAATCGATCGATAATTGATTGCTTCTTACACACCACTGCTATCTTATGATATATCATAGTTCATCCCAACCCTGACAAAGAGCCAGGAAGCGCTGTTGCCAATCTATAATTGCATCCGCTCACCCTCACTTTCCGCATCGTCGGGCATCTGAATCGGCCCCAGAGACATAGCAGCATCCTCAAGCCTCCTCGCCGCGAGTCgatccaactcctcctcaaTATCGACATGGATCCGCAACTCTTTCTCCACAAGAACATTATACACGCGGCGAAGTTCATCGAAGCCCATCCCCTCCCCCTTTCTCGGGGAATCTTTGTATCGGTCCCGGACGACGTCCGCACGCAGGTGCGTAAACGCCAGCATAACGAGTTCCTTGGACCAAGGACAGGCGCGAATAGCGCGGTAGAAGACTTCTTTGGCGCGGTTGATCTCATGACGAGAGAGTTCGAACATGATGTACAGTTTCCAGAGAGTGAGGCTTGAGAGCGCGGTTgatgtgctgctgctgacgccGTTTGTGAGTGCGCCTGTGCCTGTGTGGGGCAAATGAGCGGGATCGCCGATGGCCTTTTCGAAGGCTGCGCGGACGGAGTGTAGAGTCGAACCTGCGTAGACGGGGCGGACGAGTTCGGTGTAGATGGAGAAGAGGTGGGAGGTTATGGGGATTTGTTGCGCGGTAGTGCGGTCGTGGCTTAGGCGCTGTTTGGTCTCTGTGGTGACATCCCGGACGACTTCGCGGACACGTTCTTCGATGCGGAACCGGGATTCGTTCCACGCGAAAAGGGACAAGAATATGGTATTGTGCGGGAAGAGGGAAATGCTCTCGGTTAGGAGCGAGCGGATCAGAGACGGTTTGTATAGGCTACTGGTGCGGACATGATAATGAATCAGTTTTGCCCGGGCTTGGTGTATGAGCTCGGTTGTGAAGGTCCGGAAACTGTGGAATCGCTCAGGTAGCGTGCTGAGACTGTCCATGGCACGGCTATATGACTCCAAGGCTTTGGTCACATCGAAGGAATGGGACAGGTATGCAAGGAGAGCCAGACAATCTGTGCAGGCAACAAAAATCCTGGCTTTTCTGGTGACCAGGGCGCTTTCTTGCGCTTCTGAAAGAGACTAAAAGGTGTCAGCTAGTAGTGCAATAAAACAGGTGGATAGAGCTCACATTCTGTGCTTTCAGGAGACTTGTTGCGCTAAACATGGTTTCGCTAAAAGCACCTGGGACAGCCTTGAGGTCAACACTGTTCTGTGGTATTGAGAGCAGCAGGTGGGAGGCTTGGGCTAAATTCTGAGCATTAAGCGATTCCCAGGTCCAGCTCTGCCATAACAAGGCACAATCGACCCTGTCGTGATCGGAAAATGTCTTGCTCATGGAGAGAGTGGTTGCCCAGACATGTTCGGCACCTGTGGGATTGCCAGAGCGACATTCTATGAGAGCGTACGCATTGTAAAGGCGTAGATTCgagctcctcttctttaGAAGTGACTTGGCGTACTTCCTGGCTTCCTTGCTATTGCACGCCAATTCCACGGCAAGTGCATACTCAGCCAGATCATCGTTTCGCGGATTTGCTTCTACCAATAACCTGAGAGTCCTCCGAACCCAATCGGGGTTGATATCGGATCGTGAGTCCATCGTGGTTCTCGTCCACCACCGTAGAGATGAAAACCAGGCCTCTTGGTCTGCAAACAACGTATCCGTGGTTTGGATAAAATTTGTATGAGGAAAAGACAATGGGGAGATAGCAGATGGCTCAGCACTGTTGGTTTGATTCTGAAGAAAATCGTCCATTGTGGTCCCTGTGTTGCTTATAAACTCATTTCGAAGGAAATTGTCTCCCGCCCAACGACTGGTCGATTCCAGGTTCTCGGGTGACTTGAGTGGAGGCAACTGGCAGTAATACATGAAGCTATCGATCAACGCGTCGGCCAAGTCCATGTCCCAGACAAGGGGTAAAACCTCTCGGAAATCAGATGCAATTACTACACGGTACGGATCATCTtcgtcggcctcatccaGACTTCGCCCGGGAATTTGAGCATTGGATATCCGTTCTCTTTCGCAGGCGGTCCAGGATGCAAAAATTGCTCGTGTGTTGACTTTAAACTGAGGCGCGAAGGCCTTGGGTTCCATGAGAGCATTTTCTCCCGATCTCCAACCCTTTGCGCCCAACTCTCCGATCCGAGCAACTTCTGATTCCCAAAATTCAATGAATGCTGAGAGTGtttcttcatcttttgcGAGACTGAGGTCCTCAGGACGAAAGAACACTGTTTCAAGAATGCCCTGCCAAAGACCCGCCGCATGCTCTGTGAATCCAGCTTCCCTGATGAAGCAAGTCAACCGCAAAAACAAGTAGACCTGCACATGCCCATTTCCTGGCTCTCCAGGGCCGAGTTTGTTCAATTTCAAGCATTCGAGATAGGTGTTGAAGCATTTTTCGTAGGTAAAGTCGAGAAATTCCGTCTGACGGAAATCAAGGTATTTGACCCAAAGGCTAATAAATTGTGAATTCGCTTTCAGCACTGCCTGCCATTGCGACGAGAGCTCTTTCGTGTCCCATAGCTTTGCACCTTCCTCTAATAAACCCAGCAGCAGGACGTCTTTGAACGGACTGTCCCCGACCTTTTTCAGCGCTTTCTCGTACAACGACAGTTTGATGTCGGCCAAGCTCTTTCTTTCCGCGGCGGTCAAGGCGCGGGAATCCCTTTCTGAACCTCTAAGAAGCAATTCCTGATGTTCTATCAGGAGAAGCCATGCTTCAATATCTCTGGGATTTCGATCAACGGTCCTCAAGAGTTCTGCGTTGCGAGATCTGATTTCCTCGTCGGGATCCACTCGAAGGCCGCCGTCACTTGAGTCCGTGTCCGACACGGCCTCCAAGTCGCTGGGAATATCATCTTCTGGTTTCGCTTTACCATGAATCGACCTGTAGGCATATCGCTCATCTTCCGTAGCGATATCTCCTGGCGTCCCTTTGCGCCTCCGGCTGGCTGAAGCATCGAGAGGAAGGaagtctctcgaggcctcCGCTGCGGCATCCAACGAAGGGTCTTTTCGCACCCGGAGAAGCTTCGTGCGTTGCTTCGCCAGTCCAGCAAAGACACTCTTTGACTTGATTCTCTTCGCATCTGTACGCGAAATGCCCgtcttcaagatcaacgCATCTCCTTCCGCTGTCTCACGGTCGATTCGGTAGCTTGTAGGAAGACCAAGCACGTTTCCTCGGCCGACTCGGTGATAAAGGGGAACATTATAGCGATGTAATGTCCCGTAAATCAAGTTGTATTTGTCGCCTTTGCGATCGATAACATACAGATCAGAcgcctcgtcttctccctctttcaCGATGGTTTTCGGTGCGCGCACAGGTTCGCGGGTAGGCTCCAAATCTCGTTGTTCGGCATCCCTTCGGGTCGGATGATGCTCCTTCCGTTCTCTTCGACGCTCTCGAGACCGCGACCGATCCCGGTGGCTTCTATGTCTCGAGTGGTGCTTGGACTTTTCGTCGCGATGGGCGAGCTCGTGACTTCGGCGATCGGAGGGCCGATCAGCTTTGGGCGGAGGTGCTGGTGGAGGCTTGAAACTGGCAAACCGCGGGATGGACTTTTTCTCCTTCGGCGAACATT contains:
- a CDS encoding mismatch-specific DNA-glycosylase: MSRPASVAEDISQGYQDEAGTDDENDVPVNKKTSFNGRLNQYFHASKNVAPTGESLSKVASAPDLPTATIKRKPESDSEPPSDPSSNASALQLPIKRPRTLRSSRSSPVITNLTPRITRSRSASSTTSLPPSTPNSPLTPSTTPDEISRSRSRRRQPSTPATSSICLLRDTIPPNLTLLLVGVNPGIMTGTTGFAYAHPSNLFWKLLHWSGITPIRHPPSDTYRLPELYNIGNTNIVERPTRDASMLSKAEMNAGVPVLEAKVAKQRPEAVCLVGKSIWEAVWRVRKGRPIRKEEFRYGWQDETENMGRCDGPDGWEGARVFVATTTSGLAAGMSIAEKQAVWNELGRWVIQRREALAGKRPSQ
- a CDS encoding SBDS family protein; this translates as MRAKEPSSKVFYKGNSDDFIVFVDDPAALKNWKNDRSIPLSDVVNGFKIFVTHRHGSQGVLDGASNASLDNEFGTHNIDDCIVKILERGTFQTYTQNEHQADTNMANGPAFR
- a CDS encoding putative NADPH oxidase (NoxA) — encoded protein: MRHPLSSQFTGSKILFYVLFWGVHIGIFATGWHIQASNHKLDALNALKWSVWFSRAAGLVLTVDGTLILLPMCRNLITLARPRIRWLPLDESIWFHRQVAYALLIFTIIHVASHYVNFYNIEKDKIRPVTAIQLHYTQAGGITGHVMLLCMMLMYTTSHHRIRQQSFETFWYTHHLFIPFLLALYTHATGCFVRDTPEPTSPFAGKRFWNHCIGYQGWRWELVGGSLYLMERLYREIRSRRATVITKVIRHPYDAMEIQFRKDSMKYKAGQWLFIQVPEVSNTQWHPFTITSCPFDPYISIHVRQVGDFTRALGDALGCGPAQARDMEGLDPLGMYEVALQNGQKMPKLLVDGPYGAPAEDVFENEIAVLIGTGIGVTPWASILKNIWHLRTGPNPPRRLRRVEFIWVCKDTSSFEWFQALLSSLESQSASAAASQGSAEFLRIHTYLTQRLDEDTAANIYLNSVGQEVDPLTELRSRTNFGRPDFNRLFTAMRDGLHDQTYMPGFHPAMTTEIGVYFCGPNAAARQIREAAKRASTRDVRFKFWKEHF